The Verrucomicrobium spinosum DSM 4136 = JCM 18804 genome includes a region encoding these proteins:
- a CDS encoding alpha-ketoglutarate-dependent dioxygenase AlkB family protein: MDLFAPDPSANLLPCDGITLYHGRIFTPTNADHYLTALTATLQWAHDEVVLYGRRITTARKVAWYGEAPFAYTYSGTTKTALPWTSELREIKALVEKTTGTTYNSCLANLYHTGEEGMGWHSDDEKVMCKNTSIASISLGAERKFAFKHKARPDLGTISLLLEHGSLLEMKGATQTHWLHRLPPTKKVSEPRVNLTFRTFGANYK, translated from the coding sequence ATGGACCTCTTCGCGCCCGACCCCTCTGCCAACCTGCTGCCCTGCGATGGCATCACGCTCTACCACGGTCGCATCTTCACTCCCACCAACGCGGACCATTACCTCACTGCCCTCACCGCCACCCTGCAATGGGCGCATGACGAAGTCGTCCTCTACGGCCGTCGCATCACCACGGCTCGCAAGGTGGCCTGGTATGGCGAGGCCCCCTTTGCCTACACCTACTCCGGCACCACCAAGACCGCTCTTCCCTGGACCTCCGAGCTGCGCGAAATCAAAGCCCTCGTCGAAAAGACCACCGGCACCACCTACAACTCCTGCCTGGCCAATCTCTACCACACTGGCGAGGAAGGCATGGGCTGGCACAGCGACGATGAAAAGGTGATGTGTAAGAACACCTCCATTGCCTCCATCAGCCTCGGGGCCGAGCGCAAGTTCGCCTTCAAACACAAAGCCCGCCCCGACCTCGGCACCATCTCCCTCCTCCTGGAACACGGCAGCCTCCTGGAAATGAAAGGTGCCACCCAAACCCACTGGCTCCATCGCCTGCCGCCGACAAAGAAAGTGAGTGAGCCGAGAGTGAACCTCACCTTCAGGACCTTCGGTGCGAATTATAAATGA
- a CDS encoding G protein-coupled receptor LGR4, which translates to MNFQLRRRSSVLVACSLAALVSVSPFAFAAPGAALAGVKTQTDLDKVIAETADAKLKQAIKDNAAAILAAANEKTHVEAILKAIEISPGKVEKINATPDSLKQAAGGDIALFDTLKTVDLGIPNAGPHDHRKTDPYDAAFFEHVGQLSKIESLNIIATKCSDDWIAPLGKLKTLKTLKFTNNGKLSDAGLEKLAGLNQLEAFSFVGTGMQGHAYAKFEGWTALTRVSHRGSSIDDEGLTLLCAKFPNLESISLAHAKCGDAGVAQLPKLTKLKGLELGSKNATPGSLVHVAKMSLEYLQLGDGLDAPEGIAAIKGMTTLRRLTLTNAKSLGDADLQAVAGIKGLESLELNSVELTDERLPLLKSFSHLKELRIVNRPKGYTPEVQAKVKELLPKVTLKFE; encoded by the coding sequence ATGAACTTCCAACTCCGTCGTCGCTCTTCCGTGCTCGTGGCCTGCTCCCTGGCCGCCTTGGTCTCTGTTTCTCCGTTCGCCTTTGCCGCACCCGGAGCTGCCCTCGCTGGAGTGAAGACGCAGACGGATCTGGACAAGGTGATAGCGGAGACGGCGGATGCGAAGCTCAAGCAGGCCATCAAAGACAACGCCGCCGCCATTCTCGCCGCCGCCAATGAGAAGACGCACGTGGAGGCCATCCTGAAGGCCATCGAGATCTCGCCTGGAAAGGTGGAGAAGATCAATGCCACGCCCGACAGCCTCAAACAAGCTGCGGGTGGGGACATCGCCCTCTTCGACACTCTGAAGACAGTGGATCTAGGCATCCCCAACGCCGGTCCACATGACCACCGCAAGACCGATCCCTATGATGCGGCCTTCTTCGAGCACGTGGGCCAGCTTTCCAAGATTGAGTCGCTCAACATCATCGCCACGAAGTGCAGCGATGACTGGATCGCCCCTCTGGGCAAGCTCAAGACCCTGAAGACGCTCAAGTTCACGAACAACGGCAAACTCAGCGACGCCGGTCTGGAGAAGCTCGCCGGACTGAACCAGCTCGAAGCGTTCTCGTTTGTCGGCACCGGGATGCAGGGGCATGCGTATGCCAAGTTTGAGGGGTGGACAGCCCTTACCCGCGTGAGCCATCGCGGCAGCAGCATCGATGACGAAGGCCTCACCCTGCTCTGCGCGAAGTTTCCCAATCTGGAGAGCATCAGCCTCGCCCACGCGAAGTGCGGGGATGCCGGCGTCGCCCAATTGCCCAAGCTCACCAAGCTGAAAGGCCTGGAGCTCGGCAGCAAGAACGCCACTCCCGGCAGCCTCGTCCACGTGGCCAAGATGTCTCTGGAGTACCTGCAACTGGGTGATGGTCTCGATGCCCCGGAAGGCATTGCCGCCATCAAAGGCATGACCACCCTCCGCCGCCTCACCCTGACCAACGCCAAGTCCCTTGGTGATGCCGACCTGCAGGCAGTGGCCGGCATCAAGGGCCTGGAAAGCCTCGAGCTCAACAGTGTGGAACTCACCGACGAACGCCTCCCTCTGCTGAAATCCTTCTCCCATCTCAAGGAGTTGCGCATCGTGAATCGCCCCAAGGGCTACACCCCTGAAGTGCAGGCCAAGGTGAAGGAACTCCTGCCCAAGGTGACGCTGAAGTTTGAGTAG
- the ilvA gene encoding threonine ammonia-lyase, which yields MNPSSTAKPASSAASVSLSEIVAARLRIQGAVARTPCVESAALSELTGAHVYCKQEHLQRTGSFKERGARNALAQLTAEETQRGVIAASAGNHALGLAWHGRQMNIPVTVVMPRFAPLVKVARCRRFGANVVLHGDTFDEARSEAMRMAAALQLKYVHPFDDPQVIAGQGTLAFEILEQVPDADAIIVPVGGGGLLAGVATVLHALKPDLQIIGVEPANAACFAAGLQAGEPVHISTRFTLADGLAVAEAGKNTLQIAKPLVHRMVSVGEEALALAMLRLAELDKCVIEGAGATGLAAMLAGLLPDLAGKRVVLLLTGGNIDPLAHSRVIERGLAADGRIYRFDALISDRPGGLVHLSSVLAQAGANVTEIVHNRTFAGPDLSRVHVLCTVETRDRGHIAEVQARLAEAGVELAGAERPLFAA from the coding sequence ATGAATCCTTCCTCCACTGCCAAACCCGCCTCCTCAGCCGCCAGCGTTTCCCTTTCGGAGATCGTTGCCGCCCGTCTGCGCATCCAGGGGGCGGTGGCCCGGACGCCCTGTGTGGAGTCGGCCGCACTGAGCGAGCTGACTGGAGCACATGTCTATTGCAAACAGGAACACCTCCAGCGGACGGGGAGCTTCAAGGAACGAGGGGCGCGCAATGCGCTGGCGCAACTCACGGCGGAGGAGACCCAGCGAGGGGTGATCGCCGCCTCGGCCGGCAACCACGCTCTGGGCCTCGCCTGGCACGGTCGCCAGATGAACATCCCGGTGACGGTCGTGATGCCAAGATTCGCCCCGCTGGTGAAGGTGGCCCGCTGCCGCCGGTTTGGGGCCAATGTGGTGCTGCATGGCGACACCTTTGACGAGGCCCGCAGTGAGGCCATGCGGATGGCGGCGGCGCTGCAACTCAAGTACGTGCATCCCTTTGATGATCCGCAGGTGATCGCCGGCCAGGGTACGCTGGCCTTTGAGATCCTGGAGCAGGTGCCGGATGCGGACGCGATCATCGTGCCAGTGGGTGGAGGTGGTCTCTTGGCCGGGGTGGCCACGGTCTTGCACGCGCTGAAGCCGGATCTCCAGATCATCGGGGTGGAGCCTGCCAATGCCGCCTGCTTTGCCGCGGGGCTCCAGGCAGGCGAACCCGTCCACATCTCCACGAGGTTCACGCTGGCCGATGGCCTGGCGGTGGCCGAGGCGGGCAAGAACACGCTGCAAATCGCGAAACCACTGGTGCATCGCATGGTCAGCGTAGGGGAGGAAGCCCTGGCCCTGGCCATGCTGCGCCTGGCCGAGCTGGACAAGTGCGTCATCGAAGGAGCAGGCGCCACCGGGCTGGCCGCCATGCTCGCAGGACTGCTGCCCGATCTGGCGGGCAAGCGCGTGGTGCTGCTGCTCACCGGTGGAAACATCGATCCCCTCGCCCACAGCCGGGTGATCGAGCGCGGCCTGGCAGCGGACGGGCGGATCTACCGCTTCGACGCGCTCATCAGCGACCGCCCCGGCGGGCTGGTGCATCTCTCATCCGTGCTGGCCCAAGCCGGGGCCAATGTCACGGAGATCGTGCACAACCGCACCTTCGCAGGACCTGACTTGTCCCGGGTGCACGTACTATGCACCGTGGAAACCCGGGACCGGGGGCATATCGCAGAGGTGCAGGCCCGGCTGGCAGAGGCAGGCGTGGAGCTGGCGGGTGCGGAAAGGCCGTTGTTCGCGGCGTAG